A single Brassica rapa cultivar Chiifu-401-42 chromosome A04, CAAS_Brap_v3.01, whole genome shotgun sequence DNA region contains:
- the LOC103864241 gene encoding uncharacterized protein LOC103864241 produces the protein MASRLKEIVKKYGKVALGVHFSVSGVSISGFYIAIKNNVDVESLLDKYQIPWFSSDEKASAEEKSRQLAKSAGGALALAVLCNKALFPIRVPITMALTPPIARFLRQRKIVG, from the coding sequence ATGGCGAGTCGGCTCAAGGAGATAGTGAAGAAGTACGGGAAAGTAGCGCTGGGGGTCCATTTCTCCGTCTCCGGCGTCTCCATCAGCGGATTCTACATCGCCATCAAGAACAACGTCGATGTGGAGTCCCTCCTCGACAAGTACCAAATCCCTTGGTTCTCCTCCGATGAGAAAGCTTCTGCGGAGGAGAAGAGCCGGCAGCTGGCCAAATCAGCAGGCGGAGCCCTAGCTTTGGCGGTTCTGTGCAATAAGGCGCTGTTTCCGATAAGGGTGCCGATCACGATGGCGTTGACTCCCCCGATCGCTAGATTCCTCCGGCAGAGAAAGATCGTCGGATGA